The Fusarium oxysporum Fo47 chromosome II, complete sequence genome includes a region encoding these proteins:
- a CDS encoding ribosomal protein S2, flavodoxin-like domain-containing protein: MILRNAPVRHCRHTLASPISRSLARQMSTQVTTKTETTSEEWKTTQAAVAPPKIVSAARKKQRIVQDGILSLRTNSAHEHRGAAWTTPHSNSNSAVPATPAQQYKEWQRIQANTRSLGSKLEKRYIPTELVNNPPGPEDITLEMLMASQTHIGHKTSLWNPANSRYIYGVRQGVHIISLETTAAHLRRAARVVEEVAYKAGLILFVGNRKGQMEIVTQAAEMAGACHLFTKWTPGAITNRDVILKMAGTKVVDHKDQELPGFESYRGSARPLMPDLVVCLNPLENYTLLYECGLKSIPTIGVIDTNVDPSWVTYTIPANDDSLRAMAVVGGVLGRAGQRGQQRRMADAKKKNMATWENSPDIVQHMNREKKAALAERKNVMGQMQHNLEGFNEEEQKILREGLYGDELEVTESEMVDMMGEAALGAAKEVAAQALSALPEEPASSGPESPVQAAAPGVVAEQTSSPEVVVEAQAKSTTSSPEQPIASDAATSPPEQPAAPEVVTDVQSEIKPAESAQDFRLANIEDQLSGLKNAAEAIEADIKSGKQ; the protein is encoded by the exons ATGATCCTGAGGAACGCCCCCGTGCGGCATT GCCGCCACACATTGGCGTCTCCCATCTCCAGGTCCCTCGCCCGGCAAATGTCCACTCAGGTCACCACAAAGACTGAGACCACATCCGAAGAGTGGAAGACAACCCAGGCCGCTGTTGCGCCTCCGAAGATTGTCTCAGCGGCACGAAAGAAGCAGCGAATTGTGCAGGACGGTATTCTTTCTCTCAGGACTAACTCGGCGCACGAGCACAGGGGTGCTGCTTGGACAACACCTCACTCCAACTCAAACTCGGCGGTACCTGCGACGCCTGCTCAGCAGTATAAGGAATGGCAAAGAATTCAGGCCAACACACGGAGTCTCGGTTCAAAGCTGGAGAAGCGATATATTCCCACTGAGCTTGTCAACAACCCCCCTGGACCTGAGGATATCACTCTAgagatgttgatggcttcacaAACACATATTGGACACAAGACTTCGCTCTGGAACCCCGCGAACTCTCGATACATCTACGGCGTGCGACAAGGTGTTCACATCATCTCTCTGGAAACGACCGCAGCACACCTGCGACGTGCGGCCCGTgtggtggaggaggtagCATACAAGGCTGGCCTCATTCTCTTCGTAGGAAACCGCAAGGGTCAGATGGAGATTGTTACTCAGGCTGCTGAGATGGCTGGTGCTTGTCATCTGTTCACCAAGTGGACCCCTGGGGCCATCACCAATCGAGATGTTATTCTGAAGATGGCCGGAACAAAGGTTGTGGACCACAAGGACCAGGAACTCCCCGGGTTTGAGTCCTACAGAGGTTCGGCTCGACCGCTGATGCCTGATCTGGTTGTTTGCTTGAACCCCCTTGAGAACTATACCCTTCTTTATGAGTGCGGTCTTAAGAGCATTCCTACGATTGGCGTTATTGATACCAACGTAGACCCATCATGGGTGACTTATACCATTCCTGCTAACGATGACAG TCTGCGAGCGatggctgttgttggtggtgtcCTAGGCCGAGCTGGTCAAAGAGGTCAACAGCGACGTATGGCAGATgctaagaagaagaacatggcGACGTGGGAAAATTCTCCTGATATCGTACAGCACATGAACcgcgagaagaaggctgctcTTGCTGAGCGCAAGAATGTCATGGGACAGATGCAACACAACCTTGAGGGATTCAATGAGGAGGAACAGAAGATCTTAAGGGAGGGGCTCTACGGtgacgagcttgaggttACCGAGAGCGAGATGGTTGACATGATGGGAGAGGCTGCCCTAGGAGCTGCAAAGGAGGTTGCCGCTCAGGCGCTGTCTGCATTGCCTGAGGAACCCGCTAGCTCCGGCCCTGAGTCTCCTGTGCAggctgctgctcctggagTAGTGGCTGAGCAAACATCCTCCCCTGAGGTCGTGGTTGAGGCTCAGGCTAAGTCTACCACCTCATCGCCTGAACAGCCTATTGCCTCCGACGCAGCCACTTCACCTCCTGAGCAACCCGCTGCACCAGAGGTAGTAACCGATGTTCAGTCCGAGATTAAGCCAGCCGAATCAGCACAGGATTTTAGGCTAGCGAACATTGAGGATCAGTTGTCAGGACTAAAGAATGCGGCCGAGGCGATCGAGGCCGATATCAAGAGCGGTAAGCAGTAG
- a CDS encoding chaperonin Cpn60/TCP-1 family, which yields MSFGGQTPTIIVLKEGTDTSQGKGQIISNINACLAVQATIKSTLGPYGGDLLMVDENGRQTITNDGATVMKLLDIVHPAARILVDIARSQDAEVGDGTTSVVVLAGEILKEVKEHVEQGVSSQIIIKGLRRASQMAVNKIKEVAVSTNEGNRRDTLIKLASTAMTSKLIKRNTTFFTKMVVDAVLSLDQDDLNEKLIGIKKIPGGSLTDSLFVNGVAFKKTFSYAGFEQQPKSFEQPKIVCLNVELELKAEKDNAEVRVEQVSEYQAIVDAEWQIIYKKLEAVYKTGAKVVLSKLPIGDLATQFFADRDVFCAGRVAADDMERVVQATGAVVQSTCSDILPEHLGTCGKFEERQIGGERFNFFEDCPEAKTCTLVLRGGAEQFIAEVERSLHDAIMIVKRAIRNHLIVGGGGAAEMEVSAYLHQFADKNISTKQQAIIKSFAKALEIIPRQLCDNAGFDATDILNKLRVAHRRGQTWAGVDFQNEGVTDMMEQFVWEPALVKINAIQAATEASCLILGVDETIRNEESAKPQAPGQLPPGAAQRALRGRGRGMPRR from the exons ATGTCCTTCGGAGGCCAAACGCCGACGATTATCGTCCTCAAGGAAG GAACCGATACTTCCCAGGGCAAGGGACAgatcatctccaacatcaaTGCCTGTCTCGCCGTCCAGGCTACAATCAAGTCCACTCTAGGTCCTTACGGCGGTGACCTTTTGAtggttgatgagaatggccgACAAACTATCACCAACGACGGCGCCACCGTGATGAAG cttctcgatatcgtccaCCCCGCCGCAAGAATTCTCGTCGATATTGCTCGATCGCAAGACGCCGAAGTCGGTGATGGAACCACATCAGTCGTTGTCCTCGCCGGTGAGATCCTgaaggaggtcaaggagcACGTTGAGCAGGGTGTTAGCTCTCAGATTATCATTAAGGGTCTGAGGAGGGCATCTCAGATGGCtgtcaacaagatcaaggaggtTGCTGTTAGCACAAACGAGGGCAACCGCCGTGATACTCTTATCAAGCTGGCTTCTACTGCCATGACAAGCAAGCTGATCAAGAGAAATACTACATTCTTCACCAAGA TGGTTGTCGATGCTGTCTTGTCCCTTGACCAGGACGACCTCAACGAGAAGCTCATCggcatcaagaagatcccTGGTGGTTCCCTGACCGACTCACTCTTCGTTAACGGTGTCGCCTTCAAGAAGACCTTTTCCTATGCCGGTTTCGAACAACAACCAAAATCTTTCGAGCAACCCAAGATCGTATGCCTGAACGTCGAGCTGGAGctcaaggccgagaaggacAACGCCGAGGTCCGTGTTGAGCAGGTTTCTGAGTACCAGGCAATCGTCGATGCGGAGTGGCAGATTATctacaagaagcttgaggcaGTCTACAAGACTGGTGCTAAGGTTGTGCTCAGCAAACTGCCCATTGGTGACCTGGCCACACAATTCTTCGCTGATCGAGATGTCTTCTGTGCTGGTCGTGTGGCTGCTGATGATATGGAGCGTGTTGTCCAGGCTACTGGTGCTGTTGTTCAATCAACATGCTCCGATATTCTGCCCGAGCATCTGGGTACCTGCGGCAAGTTCGAGGAGCGCCAGATCGGTGGTGAGCGTTTCAACTTTTTCGAGGACTGTCCCGAGGCCAAGACTTGCACCCTCGTCCTCCGTGGTGGTGCTGAGCAGTTTATTGCTGAGGTTGAGCGATCCCTGCACGATGCCATCATGATCGTTAAGCGTGCCATCCGAAACCATCTCATTGTCGGTGGCGGCGGTGCTGCCGAGATGGAAGTTTCAGCATACCTTCACCAGTTCGCTGATAAGAACATCTCCACCAAGCAGCAAGCTATTATCAAGTCTTTtgccaaggctcttgagatcATCCCTCGCCAGCTTTGCGACAACGCTGGTTTCGATGCCACTGAtattctcaacaagctccGTGTTGCGCACCGAAGGGGTCAGACATGGGCTGGTGTTGATTTCCAGAACGAGGGCGTTACTGACATGATGGAGCAATTTGTCTGGGAGCCCgctcttgtcaagatcaacgcTATCCAGGCTGCCACCGAGGCCAGCTGCCTCATCCTTGGAGTCGACGAGACTATCCGCAACGAGGAGAGTGCTAAGCCTCAGGCTCCTGGTCAGCTGCCGCCGGGTGCTGCGCAGCGTGCTCTGCGGGGCCGTGGACGTGGCATGCCCCGAAGGTAA
- a CDS encoding glycosyl hydrolase family 47-domain-containing protein, whose product MLPLRRRGRFYAIVAVVMVFLLYRFMQNSWSQSPHFETVKQPSQPASDPVQGSKEAFEPPVVPPPVQLPDSEQDSNAANKPKPAVPQDGPTVPEKVAEKVDTLAEEKPVVDKPISVGDAALPDDKKEEHKKPAEQSTPQIPDVHFKDPPKQADNPDIPDVNVDGSKVHWTKPKENFPIPPESIRPVPTGTAPSINRIQFDFQPEDVQTSTTRLDRLKRVKAEIERAWTGYRKFAFPHDELKPASMKYRDTFCGWGATLIDSLDTLWIAGMQEEFDEAAKAVANVDFTYSERNDIPVFETTIRYLGGLIAAYDVSGGPSGQYKILLDKAVELAEVLMGVFDTPNRMPLLYYRWHEPYASQPHRASTVGIAELGTLSMEFTRLAQLTGTNKYYDAVDRITDALIEMQAAGTDIPGLFPERIDASGCNRTAATRTESLSQEAREQVNSADLTKEPEGFDPTKLGGDVASPAQLPQADSRWEDKLQRRDVPVDTDEATNAGDQIPARPGAQQAPPLTADGSSADWDCKPQGLVSSSPNYGHFHMGGAQDSAYEYFPKQYLLLNGLEPKYRPLYENTIDAINEWLLYRPMIKDDGWDVFFTGKLTTSSRGDSEWTKTYDMAHLACFVGGMYGLGGKIFGRDGDIDKAKKLTDGCVWAYQSTATGIMPEYAHLVACPALEKCAFSEESWYEDLDPNREWRDSEFRKWSDGEAQRKLAEGAAPAAAQQNKPDNSNKGPEPVVNPPKVVKRAGIPMPELDRSMEEDDSEFGSTLPDSLKQKIGLNKDGSEKTEAEKADLGKTDSEKAKPAQVELENKPAAVQDTTEKTIAPKPVTVDSFDAVRNAEQVAASDDVPLERPVTHEEYVKSRIQRERLPPGYTDIMNRNYILRPEAIESVWYMYRITGDTTWMDKGWKMFQATIAATRTEFANSAIEDVTATENNLKDEMESFWISETLKYYYLLFSEPNVISLDEWVLNTEAHPFKRPT is encoded by the exons ATGCTTCCACTTCGTCGGCGTGGACGATTTTATGCCATAGTCGCTGTGGTCATGGTCTTCCTGCTGTATCGATTCATGCAAAATTCATGGTCACAATCTCCTCACTTCGAAACGGTGAAGCAACCGAGCCAGCCAGCTTCTGACCCAGTGCAGGGCTCGAAAGAAGCCTTTGAACCGCCTGTCGTACCGCCACCCGTCCAGCTTCCCGATTCCGAGCAGGATTCCAACGCCGCCAATAAACCCAAACCAGCTGTACCTCAAGACGGGCCAACTGTGCCAGAGAAGGTTGCAGAGAAAGTCGATACACTTGCAGAAGAGAAGCCTGTCGTCGATAAACCTATCTCTGTTGGGGACGCTGCGCTGCCagatgacaagaaggaagagcaCAAGAAGCCAGCCGAGCAAAGTACACCACAGATTCCTGATGTTCACTTTAAGGACCCTCCTAAGCAGGCCGACAACCCTGATATTCCCGATGTCAACGTTGATGGATCCAAAGTTCACTGgaccaagcccaaggagAACTTCCCTATCCCCCCTGAGTCAATCAGGCCAGTCCCAACAGGCACAGCTCCCAGTATCAACAGAATCCAGTTCGACTTCCAACCTGAGGACGTACAGACAAGCACCACTCGGTTGGATCGACTGAAACGTGTCAAGGCAGAGATTGAACGTGCCTGGACTGGTTATCGTAAATTCGCATTCCCACATGATGAACTCAAGCCTGCTTCTATGAAGTATCGCGACACTTTTTGTGGCTGGGGTGCGACACTCATCGATTCGCTTGATACTCTTTGGATCGCTGGTATGCAAGAGGAGTTTGATGAAGCCGCCAAGGCCGTCGCCAATGTCGACTTCACTTATTCTGAACGTAACGACATTCCCGTTTTTGAAACTACCATTCGTTACTTGGGTGGCCTTATCGCTGCGTACGATGTTAGTGGTGGACCCTCTGGCCAGTATAAGATTCTGCTGGATAAGGCCGTCGAACTTGCGGAGGTCCTCATGGGCGTCTTTGATACGCCTAACCGCATGCCCCTATTATATTATCGATGGCATGAGCCTTATGCTTCACAACCCCACCGAGCGAGCACTGTTGGAATCGCTGAGCTTGGAACTCTGTCTATGGAGTTCACTCGCCTCGCTCAATTGACGGGTACCAACAAATActatgatgctgttgatcGTATCACCGATGCCTTGATTGAGATGCAAGCAGCGGGTACTGATATTCCAGGACTTTTCCCCGAACGCATCGATGCCTCTGGATGTAACAGGACCGCTGCCACTCGGACTGAAAGCCTCAGCCAGGAGGCCCGGGAGCAAGTCAATTCTGCCGACCTGACTAAGGAACCTGAAGGATTTGATCCCACGAAACTGGGCGGAGATGTAGCCTCTCCCGCACAGCTCCCTCAAGCTGATAGTCGTTGGGAGGACAAGCTCCAACGCCGCGATGTTCCTGTAGATACTGATGAGGCAACCAACGCGGGTGATCAGATACCAGCTCGACCTGGGGCTCAACAGGCGCCCCCTCTTACTGCAGATGGATCTTCGGCAGACTGGGATTGCAAGCCTCAGGGTCTCGTTTCCAGTAGCCCTAACTATGGACATTTCCACATGGGAGGTGCCCAAGATTCAGCCTACGAGTATTTCCCCAAG CAATATTTGCTCTTGAATGGTCTGGAACCCAAGTATCGCCCGCTGTACGAGAACACTATCGACGCGATTAATGAATGGTTGCTTTATCGACCTATGATCAAAGACGACGGCTGGGATGTGTTTTTCACTGGAAAGTTGACGACTTCTAGCCGGGGTGACTCAGAATGGACCAAGACCTACGATATGGCTCATCTTGCATGCTTCGTTGGAGGCATGTATGGACTAGGCGGTAAGATCTTTGGCCGTGATGGGGATATCGACAAGGCCAAAAAGCTCACTGATGGTTGCGTGTGGGCATATCAGTCAACGGCTACCGGTATAATGCCTGAATATGCTCATCTGGTCGCTTGCCCTGCCCTGGAAAAGTGTGCTTTCAGTGAAGAGAGTTGGTATGAGGATCTCGACCCTAACAGAGAATGGCGCGATAGTGAGTTCCGGAAATGGTCAGACGGCGAGGCCCAGAGAAAACTCGCAGAAGGAGCTGCTCCCGCCGCTGCCCAACAAAACAAGCCCGATAATTCAAACAAGGGACCGGAGCCTGTCGTTAATCCCCCGAAGGTGGTCAAGCGGGCAGGTATACCGATGCCTGAGCTGGATAGGAGTATGGAAGAGGACGACTCGGAGTTTGGATCAACGCTCCCCGATTCACTCAAGCAGAAAATTGGGCTGAATAAGGACGGGTCTGAAAAGACCGAAGCAGAAAAGGCAGATTTGGGCAAGACTGATTCGGAGAAAGCCAAGCCTGCTCAAGTCGAGCTAGAAAACAAACCCGCTGCTGTCCAAGATACAACGGAAAAGACCATCGCGCCGAAGCCTGTCACTGTAGACAGCTTTGATGCCGTCAGAAACGCAGAACAAGTTGCTGCTTCTGATGACGTACCCCTGGAAAGGCCCGTGACGCACGAGGAGTACGTCAAGTCGAGGATTCAAAGAGAAAGACTACCTCCAGGCTACACCGATATAATGAACCGGAATTACATCCTTCG ACCTGAGGCGATTGAATCTGTTTGGTACATGTATCGCATTACTGGCGATACTACCTGGATGGATAAGGGTTGGAAGATGTTCCAGGCTACAATTGCTGCTACTCGCACCGAATTCGCCAACAGCGCCATCGAAGACGTGACGGCCACAGAGAACAATCTGAAGGACGAGATGGAGAGTTTCTGGATTTCCGAGACTCTCAAGTACTATTATCTACTCTTTTCAGAGCCTAACGTCATTAGCCTTGACGAATGGGTTCTCAACACTGAAGCGCATCCTTTTAAGAGGCCAACATGA